In Streptomyces durocortorensis, a genomic segment contains:
- a CDS encoding enoyl-CoA hydratase family protein, whose amino-acid sequence MTLIAKSWNRGVATLTLDSPVNRNALSAALVGEAREALEACAADDTVRAIVLTHTGTTFCAGADLTAPPDPEAFVGLMRAIVELPKPVVSRVEGHVRAGGLGLLAACDIAVAGRASSFALTESRLGLAPAVISLTLLPRLDRTAANRYYLTGERFGAAEAARIGLVTQAAGDPEDVDRALAPVLDGLRRASPQGLAASKELVTATVLKRFDQYAEDLIARSAALFASEEAREGMTAFLERRDPAWVR is encoded by the coding sequence GTGACCTTGATTGCCAAGTCCTGGAACCGGGGCGTGGCGACGCTGACCCTGGACTCCCCGGTGAACCGGAACGCGCTGTCGGCGGCGCTGGTGGGAGAAGCGCGGGAGGCGCTGGAAGCCTGCGCCGCCGACGACACCGTACGGGCGATCGTCCTGACCCACACCGGGACGACGTTCTGTGCCGGGGCGGACCTGACGGCGCCGCCCGACCCGGAGGCGTTCGTGGGCCTGATGCGGGCGATCGTGGAGCTGCCGAAGCCGGTGGTGTCCCGGGTGGAGGGCCACGTCCGGGCGGGCGGCCTGGGCCTGCTGGCGGCGTGCGACATCGCGGTGGCGGGCCGGGCGTCGTCCTTCGCCCTGACCGAGTCCCGCCTGGGCCTGGCCCCGGCGGTGATCTCCCTGACGCTCCTGCCGCGCCTGGACCGTACGGCGGCGAACCGCTACTACCTCACCGGGGAGCGGTTCGGCGCGGCGGAGGCGGCGAGGATCGGCCTGGTCACGCAGGCCGCCGGGGACCCGGAGGACGTGGACCGGGCGCTGGCCCCGGTCCTGGACGGGCTGCGCAGGGCGTCACCGCAGGGGCTGGCCGCATCGAAGGAGCTGGTCACGGCTACGGTTCTGAAGAGATTCGACCAGTACGCCGAAGACCTCATCGCCCGCTCCGCCGCGTTGTTCGCCTCCGAGGAGGCCAGGGAGGGGATGACGGCCTTCCTTGAACGACGGGACCCGGCATGGGTGCGGTGA
- a CDS encoding TetR/AcrR family transcriptional regulator, with translation MGAVTSSSASSTPKAAHAPKQDRSRATRQRLLEAAVACLAEHGWAGSTVSAVAERAGVSRGAAQHHFPTREDLFTGAVEYVAEERSAALRALPVQGRADVVAALVDLYTGPLFRAALHLWVAASNEDQLRPRVTELEARVGRETHRIAVELLGADESRPGARETVQGLLDMARGLGLANLLTDDTARRARVVAQWGALVEEGLG, from the coding sequence ATGGGTGCGGTGACCTCTTCGTCCGCTTCTTCCACTCCCAAAGCCGCTCACGCGCCCAAGCAGGACCGCAGCCGGGCGACGCGACAGCGGCTCCTGGAGGCGGCGGTGGCCTGCCTGGCCGAACACGGCTGGGCGGGCTCCACCGTCTCCGCCGTCGCCGAGCGCGCCGGGGTCTCGCGGGGTGCGGCCCAGCACCACTTCCCGACCCGCGAGGACCTGTTCACGGGGGCGGTGGAGTACGTGGCGGAGGAACGCTCGGCCGCCCTGCGCGCACTCCCCGTGCAGGGCCGCGCGGACGTGGTGGCGGCCCTCGTCGACCTCTACACGGGCCCCTTGTTCCGGGCCGCCCTCCACCTGTGGGTCGCCGCCTCCAACGAGGACCAACTGCGCCCGCGCGTCACGGAACTGGAGGCGCGGGTGGGCCGCGAGACCCACCGCATCGCCGTCGAACTCCTGGGCGCGGACGAGTCGCGCCCGGGCGCCCGCGAAACGGTCCAGGGGCTGCTGGACATGGCCCGCGGCCTGGGCCTCGCCAACCTCCTCACCGACGACACCGCCCGGCGGGCGCGGGTGGTGGCGCAGTGGGGGGCGCTGGTGGAGGAGGGGCTGGGCTGA
- a CDS encoding serine hydrolase domain-containing protein codes for MRRSPTRRLFAAMLLAAAVLAPMAVAPAPAVHAAGLDRHDRQHGNDQHDRHTPHGEDDCPPGGLGPELTARLDRAIEDVREQAGIPGAVVGLWMPGKGSYVHADGVANTVTREPMSADTRIRIGSETKTFTVTALLQLVDDKLVKLDDPISAYVPGVRNGDRITLRQLAGMRSGLFPYTADPDFVHDLLSDPYRSFTPRGVLAYGMKHKNTFKPGAQFQYSNSNLVLLGLVIEKVTGQRLDRVIHERVLRPARLHNTLFPTGAEFPEPHAHGYTDQTLSGETEDATDWNPSWAWAAGAMISDLHDLRRWAKVVATGELLSPETQAQRLKTLPTGFPGLSYGLGIFDADGWIGHNGSLPGYETVTVYLPAQKATMVITINTDSLSGTQEPSTLLARAVTRIATPDNVYDGSASQG; via the coding sequence ATGCGACGCTCCCCCACTCGACGTCTGTTCGCCGCGATGCTGCTCGCGGCCGCCGTCCTGGCCCCGATGGCCGTGGCTCCCGCCCCGGCGGTCCACGCCGCGGGCCTCGATCGGCACGACCGGCAGCACGGGAACGATCAGCACGACCGGCACACCCCGCACGGCGAGGACGACTGTCCTCCCGGCGGTCTCGGCCCCGAGCTGACCGCCAGGCTGGACAGGGCCATCGAGGACGTCCGCGAGCAGGCCGGCATTCCCGGCGCCGTCGTCGGGCTGTGGATGCCGGGGAAGGGGAGTTACGTCCACGCCGACGGCGTCGCCAACACGGTCACCCGCGAGCCGATGTCGGCCGACACCCGTATCCGGATCGGCAGTGAGACCAAGACCTTCACGGTCACCGCGCTGCTCCAACTCGTCGACGACAAGCTCGTCAAGCTGGACGACCCGATCTCCGCCTACGTCCCCGGCGTGCGCAACGGCGACCGGATCACGCTCCGCCAGCTCGCCGGGATGCGCAGCGGACTGTTCCCGTACACCGCCGACCCGGACTTCGTGCACGACCTGCTGAGCGATCCGTACCGCTCGTTCACCCCGCGCGGTGTGCTCGCGTACGGCATGAAGCACAAGAACACCTTCAAGCCGGGCGCGCAGTTCCAGTACTCCAACTCCAACCTCGTCCTGCTCGGCCTGGTGATCGAGAAGGTCACCGGGCAGAGGCTCGACCGCGTCATCCACGAGCGGGTGCTCCGCCCGGCCCGCCTGCACAACACGCTCTTCCCGACCGGGGCCGAGTTCCCCGAGCCGCACGCGCACGGCTACACCGACCAGACGCTGAGCGGTGAGACCGAGGACGCCACGGACTGGAACCCCAGCTGGGCGTGGGCCGCCGGCGCGATGATCTCCGATCTGCACGACCTGCGCCGCTGGGCCAAGGTCGTCGCCACCGGGGAACTGCTCAGCCCCGAAACCCAGGCGCAGCGGCTCAAAACCCTGCCGACCGGGTTCCCGGGCCTCAGCTACGGCCTGGGCATCTTCGACGCCGACGGGTGGATCGGGCACAACGGTTCCCTGCCGGGGTACGAGACCGTGACCGTCTACCTGCCCGCGCAGAAGGCCACCATGGTCATCACGATCAATACGGACTCCCTCAGCGGGACCCAGGAGCCGTCCACCCTGCTCGCCCGCGCGGTCACCCGGATCGCCACGCCTGACAACGTCTACGACGGCAGCGCCTCCCAGGGCTGA
- a CDS encoding nuclear transport factor 2 family protein, translating into MSQETTDVDAAIAAELRLMDPAVRSSPSLAQQLLDPEFVEVGSSGRRWTYAEMLDALPDLDGGDAGGPRHEPSGMTGVVLAPGIVHLTYESLIDGRRARRSSLWRRQPDGTGTAWRMYYHQATPVPAGEDSRDRPRAQSS; encoded by the coding sequence ATGAGCCAAGAGACAACCGACGTCGACGCCGCCATCGCCGCCGAGCTGCGACTGATGGACCCCGCCGTCCGCTCCTCCCCATCGCTCGCCCAGCAGCTCCTCGACCCTGAGTTCGTCGAAGTCGGGTCTTCGGGGCGGCGGTGGACGTACGCGGAGATGCTCGATGCCCTCCCCGATCTGGACGGCGGCGACGCGGGCGGACCGCGCCACGAGCCGTCCGGCATGACCGGGGTCGTCCTGGCACCCGGGATCGTGCACCTCACGTACGAGAGCCTCATCGACGGCAGGCGGGCCCGCCGCAGTTCGCTGTGGCGCAGGCAGCCCGACGGCACGGGGACGGCCTGGCGCATGTACTACCACCAGGCGACACCCGTCCCGGCCGGCGAGGACTCCCGCGACCGCCCCCGGGCCCAGTCCTCCTGA
- a CDS encoding type II toxin-antitoxin system VapC family toxin, producing MNVQVLDTSALVEFLVGSDALAERVRTRTAGSRLAAPHAVDLECASVLRGLVRGNKLPESEAVRALDLLGRMQLHRYDHAPLLPRIWELRHNMWPYDASYVALAEMLNAELVTANRKLAAAPGLRCTVTDLRDGE from the coding sequence GTGAATGTGCAGGTTCTCGACACCTCCGCACTCGTGGAGTTCCTCGTGGGGTCGGACGCCCTCGCCGAACGCGTCCGGACACGTACAGCAGGCAGTCGGCTCGCCGCGCCGCACGCGGTAGATCTGGAGTGCGCGTCGGTCCTGCGCGGCCTGGTCCGCGGCAACAAGCTGCCCGAGAGCGAGGCCGTCCGAGCGCTCGACCTGCTGGGGCGCATGCAGCTGCACCGATACGACCACGCTCCCCTGCTGCCCCGTATCTGGGAGCTCCGGCACAACATGTGGCCCTACGACGCCTCTTACGTCGCCCTGGCAGAGATGCTGAACGCCGAGCTCGTGACGGCGAACCGAAAGCTCGCGGCGGCCCCCGGCCTCCGCTGCACGGTGACCGATCTCCGCGACGGAGAATGA
- a CDS encoding FitA-like ribbon-helix-helix domain-containing protein, with protein sequence MATIHLREVPDETVTTLKVRAARSGQSLQAYLLQLLTGEAALLTPEEAAEQARGIAARGQVTADDVSDALAEMREARS encoded by the coding sequence ATGGCTACCATCCACCTTCGCGAAGTCCCGGACGAGACAGTGACGACCTTGAAGGTCCGAGCCGCCCGGTCCGGGCAGTCCCTTCAGGCCTACCTCCTTCAGCTCCTGACGGGCGAGGCGGCCTTGCTGACCCCTGAGGAAGCCGCCGAGCAGGCACGCGGCATCGCCGCACGCGGGCAGGTCACCGCCGACGACGTGTCCGACGCCCTGGCCGAGATGCGCGAGGCTCGTTCGTGA
- a CDS encoding MarR family transcriptional regulator codes for MAKPGYGKQSAPQQLPPTSGDFAFLPLRERYVAGFNDRLPEGALMSVKSLAKQLPLYGQQAIGTALKTLSVAGHLRRARCEVGVGDETRWVFRTYWSRTARDNEWWNAYLTAENAHRPATPAPAAPTPGTPDTAAPPPPPWVPAEEPPSAAAEGPEAPQAAEAPQSDGAPQPAAVLAPTPVPHQRLATGSETEGATGSKSATGGAGEAPARTGAPPSPAYLALAHLGRKDERLTLSAGDCAGLEALAAKWLARGVTVDCLTMALTAGLPPHVDHPLGFLRSRLIDKMPPLLPAEGASLEGASPHGPAPDSPRHLLVECTDCGTPGRPEALPDGLCRHCRPDHRTEPPAIPDAPDGPDVGAHVAGLRELLRVR; via the coding sequence ATGGCGAAGCCCGGCTACGGCAAGCAATCAGCGCCGCAGCAACTCCCGCCCACCTCCGGCGACTTCGCCTTCCTCCCCCTCCGTGAGCGCTATGTCGCCGGGTTCAACGACCGCCTCCCCGAAGGTGCTCTGATGAGCGTGAAGTCCCTGGCCAAGCAGCTCCCGCTCTACGGGCAACAGGCCATCGGCACCGCGCTGAAGACGCTCTCCGTCGCCGGGCACCTCCGGCGCGCCCGGTGCGAGGTCGGCGTGGGGGACGAGACGCGCTGGGTCTTCCGGACCTACTGGTCGCGCACCGCCCGCGACAACGAGTGGTGGAACGCCTACCTGACCGCCGAGAACGCCCACCGGCCCGCCACCCCGGCACCGGCGGCGCCGACGCCCGGCACTCCCGACACCGCTGCCCCGCCGCCCCCGCCCTGGGTCCCGGCCGAGGAACCGCCATCCGCAGCGGCTGAGGGCCCCGAGGCCCCGCAGGCTGCCGAGGCCCCGCAGTCAGACGGGGCCCCTCAACCTGCGGCGGTCCTGGCCCCCACCCCCGTACCGCACCAACGCCTCGCGACCGGGAGCGAGACCGAAGGCGCGACCGGAAGCAAGAGCGCGACCGGCGGCGCGGGCGAAGCCCCAGCCCGGACCGGGGCGCCGCCCTCCCCCGCCTACCTCGCCCTCGCTCACCTCGGGCGCAAGGACGAGCGGTTGACGCTCTCCGCCGGCGATTGCGCCGGCCTGGAAGCGCTGGCGGCGAAGTGGCTGGCCCGGGGCGTGACCGTCGACTGCCTGACCATGGCCCTCACCGCAGGGCTGCCGCCCCACGTCGACCACCCCCTCGGCTTCCTCCGCTCCCGCCTCATCGACAAGATGCCGCCCCTGCTGCCCGCCGAAGGCGCCTCACTCGAAGGTGCCTCACCCCACGGCCCGGCCCCCGACTCCCCACGCCACCTCCTGGTGGAGTGCACCGACTGCGGCACTCCCGGCCGCCCCGAGGCCCTCCCCGACGGCCTCTGCCGCCACTGCCGTCCCGATCACCGCACCGAGCCCCCAGCGATCCCTGACGCCCCGGACGGCCCCGACGTCGGCGCGCACGTCGCCGGTCTCCGTGAGCTGCTCAGGGTCCGATGA
- a CDS encoding nucleoside/nucleotide kinase family protein, producing the protein MHTSTSSWQQPCPPPASPERSLLVSSLADRVLTGGTGRLLVGIDGFTAAGKTSFGHELGAEIAKSGRPVLRATLDDFKNPWKDRHLYDRESGEGYYRNAYDYATAKRLLLDPCRSPEAASCALCSIDPLTQKGHAADRTPLTPDSVLIVDGVFAFLPEIDAYWDFRIWMDVDAELSVRRGAERDQDWAGSDAEAIHRDRYLAAERIYLDEVDPLPGMDALIDNTDFARPRLVPPPSGSSR; encoded by the coding sequence GTGCACACTTCGACCTCGTCCTGGCAACAGCCCTGTCCCCCTCCGGCCTCGCCCGAACGGAGCCTCCTGGTCTCGTCGCTCGCGGACCGGGTCCTGACGGGCGGAACGGGCCGCCTGCTCGTAGGAATCGACGGCTTCACGGCAGCGGGAAAGACGAGCTTCGGCCACGAACTGGGCGCGGAGATAGCCAAGTCGGGCCGCCCCGTGCTGCGGGCCACGCTCGACGACTTCAAGAACCCGTGGAAGGACCGCCACCTGTACGACCGGGAGTCCGGCGAGGGCTACTACCGCAACGCGTACGACTACGCCACGGCCAAGCGCCTCCTCCTGGACCCCTGCCGCTCCCCCGAGGCGGCTTCCTGCGCCCTCTGCTCGATCGACCCGCTCACACAGAAGGGCCACGCGGCCGACAGGACCCCGCTCACCCCGGACTCGGTGCTGATCGTGGACGGCGTCTTCGCGTTCCTGCCCGAGATCGACGCGTACTGGGACTTCCGCATCTGGATGGACGTGGACGCCGAACTCTCCGTACGCCGGGGCGCGGAGCGCGACCAGGACTGGGCGGGCTCGGACGCGGAGGCGATCCACCGCGACCGGTATCTGGCGGCCGAGCGCATCTATCTCGACGAGGTGGACCCGCTGCCGGGGATGGACGCGCTCATCGACAACACGGATTTCGCGCGCCCGAGGCTGGTGCCGCCGCCCTCCGGCTCCTCGCGGTAG
- a CDS encoding DM13 domain-containing protein, whose product MPDPTPRDTPKRRPWSRPVIVGALIAFALVATAGLYWFQPWKLWQDETVREELVVPTAPPQTAPPAPGASAPTAPPGPTTLATGELISHEHRTTGTVKVVLLPDGSRTLRLEGLDTSNGPDLQVWITDAPVKEGTAGWRVFDDGAYENLGKLKGNKGDQNYALPTDIDLDRFTSVSIWCARFSVSFGAAELNPA is encoded by the coding sequence ATGCCCGACCCGACGCCCCGAGACACCCCGAAGCGACGGCCCTGGAGTCGGCCGGTGATCGTCGGCGCGCTGATCGCCTTCGCACTGGTTGCGACCGCGGGGCTGTACTGGTTCCAGCCCTGGAAGCTGTGGCAGGACGAGACCGTACGCGAGGAGCTGGTCGTGCCCACCGCCCCGCCGCAGACGGCTCCCCCTGCCCCAGGCGCCTCCGCGCCCACGGCCCCGCCGGGACCGACGACACTGGCGACCGGCGAACTGATCAGCCACGAGCACCGCACGACCGGCACGGTCAAGGTGGTGCTCCTGCCCGACGGCTCACGGACGCTGCGCCTGGAGGGCCTGGACACCAGCAACGGCCCCGACCTTCAGGTGTGGATCACCGACGCCCCGGTCAAGGAGGGCACGGCCGGCTGGCGCGTGTTCGACGATGGCGCGTACGAGAACCTCGGCAAACTCAAGGGCAACAAGGGCGACCAGAACTACGCCCTGCCGACCGACATCGACCTCGACCGGTTCACGAGCGTAAGCATCTGGTGCGCCCGCTTCAGCGTCTCCTTCGGGGCCGCCGAACTCAACCCCGCCTGA
- a CDS encoding response regulator, with amino-acid sequence MQTSPLDAGLRVLVVDDDLTVAEVVAGYLSRAGYEVIRADDGPAALECAALHRPDLVVLDLMLPGMDGLEVCRRLRAEGPVPVIMLTARGDEEDRILGLEVGADDYVTKPFSPRELVLRVESVLRRSRTGPASDPGAPLLADGLRVDPVARHVSKGEAELTLTIREFDLLVYLLRNPGRVLGREELMREVWGWEFGDLSTVTVHIRRLRGKVEDDPARPRLIQTVWGMGYRLDVADEAADGPSARPGRPERSGRPVPPDGPERSGSPVPPDEPGRPDRPVRPGRPGRFTTTEG; translated from the coding sequence ATGCAGACATCACCGCTGGACGCCGGGCTGCGTGTGCTCGTCGTGGACGACGACCTGACCGTGGCCGAGGTCGTCGCGGGGTACCTGAGCCGCGCCGGGTACGAGGTCATCCGCGCCGATGACGGGCCGGCGGCCCTGGAGTGCGCCGCGCTGCACCGGCCCGACCTGGTGGTCCTGGATCTGATGCTGCCCGGTATGGACGGTCTGGAGGTCTGCCGCCGACTGCGTGCCGAGGGCCCGGTGCCGGTCATCATGCTCACGGCACGCGGCGACGAGGAAGACCGCATCCTCGGCCTGGAAGTGGGTGCCGACGACTACGTCACGAAGCCGTTCAGTCCCCGCGAGCTCGTTCTGCGCGTCGAGTCGGTACTGCGCCGCAGCCGCACCGGTCCGGCCTCCGATCCCGGGGCACCGCTGCTGGCGGACGGCCTCCGGGTGGACCCGGTGGCACGCCACGTGTCGAAGGGGGAGGCCGAGCTGACTCTGACCATCCGGGAGTTCGACCTGCTGGTCTACCTGCTGCGCAACCCCGGGCGGGTGCTCGGCCGCGAGGAGCTGATGCGTGAGGTGTGGGGCTGGGAGTTCGGCGACCTGTCGACCGTCACGGTCCACATCCGCAGGCTGCGCGGGAAGGTCGAGGACGACCCGGCCAGGCCGCGGCTGATCCAGACGGTGTGGGGCATGGGCTACCGCCTCGACGTGGCGGACGAGGCGGCCGATGGCCCCTCCGCGCGGCCCGGCCGACCTGAACGCTCGGGCCGTCCCGTGCCGCCCGATGGACCTGAACGCTCGGGCAGCCCCGTGCCGCCCGATGAACCTGGACGCCCAGACCGCCCCGTGCGGCCCGGCCGACCCGGACGCTTCACGACGACCGAAGGCTGA
- a CDS encoding sensor histidine kinase, with translation MLDILIIALLAFLGAAVAGLLGALALRLLRRRSLVVVLAVVAAVAVLAMLLGTLAVAWEMFLSPHDLNVIVIVVAMAAVVSLATALLLGRWVVARSVALTEAARSFGDGGSFSAPVHAATAELTALSAELASSSAKLAESRDRERALEASRRELVAWISHDLRTPLAGLRAMSEALEDGVAADPDRYLRQIRTEVERLDTLVGDLFELSRIHAGALALSLARISVYDLVADAMAGVDPLAEEHGVRLVGEAVDRVPVEVDSKEMSRVLGNLLVNAIRRTPADGTVAVAAQRTEDGVVLSVTDGCGGIPEEDLPRVFDTGWRSNHARTPPAGAGLGLAIVAGIVEAHQGRAAVRNVAGGCCFEVTLPTAGAQVG, from the coding sequence ATGCTGGACATCCTCATCATCGCCCTCCTGGCCTTCCTGGGGGCCGCGGTGGCCGGCCTCCTCGGTGCCTTGGCCCTGCGGCTGCTGAGGCGCCGATCCCTCGTGGTCGTTCTCGCCGTCGTCGCGGCCGTCGCGGTCCTCGCGATGCTGCTGGGAACGCTGGCCGTGGCCTGGGAGATGTTCCTGTCGCCGCACGACCTGAACGTCATCGTGATCGTCGTGGCGATGGCCGCCGTGGTCTCGCTGGCCACCGCGCTGCTGCTCGGCCGCTGGGTGGTCGCCCGCAGTGTGGCCCTGACCGAGGCGGCCCGCTCGTTCGGTGACGGCGGAAGCTTCTCCGCGCCCGTGCACGCGGCGACCGCGGAGCTGACGGCGCTGAGCGCGGAGCTGGCGTCCAGCAGTGCCAAGCTGGCGGAGTCGAGGGACCGTGAACGCGCCCTGGAGGCCTCACGGCGCGAGCTGGTGGCCTGGATCTCGCACGACCTGCGTACCCCGCTCGCCGGTCTGCGCGCCATGTCCGAGGCCCTTGAGGACGGTGTGGCGGCCGACCCCGATCGCTATCTGCGCCAGATCCGCACCGAGGTCGAACGCCTCGACACACTGGTCGGCGACCTCTTCGAGCTGTCCCGCATTCACGCGGGCGCGCTCGCCCTGAGTCTCGCCCGGATCTCGGTCTACGACCTGGTCGCCGATGCCATGGCCGGGGTCGACCCGCTCGCCGAGGAGCACGGCGTACGACTGGTGGGCGAGGCCGTCGACCGGGTGCCGGTGGAGGTCGACAGCAAGGAGATGAGCCGTGTTCTGGGCAACCTCCTCGTGAACGCGATCCGTCGCACCCCAGCCGACGGCACCGTCGCGGTGGCCGCTCAGCGCACCGAGGACGGTGTCGTCCTGTCGGTCACCGACGGCTGCGGCGGCATTCCCGAGGAGGACCTGCCGCGCGTCTTCGACACCGGCTGGCGCAGTAACCACGCCCGTACGCCGCCGGCCGGAGCGGGGCTCGGCCTGGCCATCGTGGCGGGCATCGTCGAGGCCCACCAGGGGCGGGCCGCCGTACGCAACGTGGCGGGCGGCTGCTGCTTCGAAGTCACCCTTCCCACGGCGGGCGCCCAGGTGGGGTGA
- a CDS encoding citrate synthase 2, with the protein MSDFVPGLEGVVAFETEIAEPDKEGGSLRYRGVDIEDLVGHVSFGNVWGLLVDGAFNPGLPPAEPFPIPVHSGDIRVDVQSALAMLAPVWGLRPLLDIDETTARDDLARAAVMALSYVAQSARGQGLPMVPQSEIDKAESVVERFMIRWRGEPDPKHVKAVDAYWTSAAEHGMNASTFTARVIASTGADVAAALSGAVGAMSGPLHGGAPSRVLGMIEEIERTGDATAYVKQALDRGERLMGFGHRVYRAEDPRARVLRRTARELAAPRFEVAEALEKAALEELHARRPDRVLATNVEFWAAIVLDFAEVPAHMFTSMFTCARTAGWSAHILEQKRTGRLVRPSATYVGPGTRDPREIEGYADIAR; encoded by the coding sequence ATGTCCGACTTCGTACCCGGTCTTGAGGGAGTCGTCGCGTTCGAAACGGAGATCGCCGAACCGGACAAGGAAGGCGGTTCGCTCCGCTATCGCGGGGTCGACATCGAGGACCTCGTCGGCCATGTCTCCTTCGGGAACGTGTGGGGCCTGCTGGTGGACGGGGCGTTCAACCCCGGCCTGCCGCCCGCCGAGCCGTTCCCGATCCCGGTGCACTCGGGTGACATCCGGGTCGATGTCCAGTCCGCGCTGGCGATGCTGGCGCCCGTCTGGGGTCTGAGGCCGCTGCTGGACATCGACGAGACGACGGCCCGCGACGATCTGGCGCGAGCGGCGGTGATGGCCCTGTCGTACGTCGCCCAGTCGGCACGCGGCCAGGGGCTGCCTATGGTGCCGCAGAGCGAGATCGACAAGGCGGAGTCCGTGGTGGAGCGCTTCATGATCCGCTGGCGCGGTGAGCCGGACCCCAAGCACGTCAAGGCGGTCGACGCGTACTGGACCTCGGCGGCCGAGCACGGAATGAACGCCTCCACGTTCACGGCCCGGGTCATCGCGTCGACGGGCGCGGACGTCGCGGCCGCGCTGTCCGGCGCGGTGGGCGCGATGTCGGGCCCGCTGCACGGCGGCGCCCCGTCCCGCGTCCTCGGCATGATCGAGGAGATCGAGCGCACGGGCGACGCGACCGCGTACGTGAAGCAGGCCCTGGACCGGGGCGAGCGCCTGATGGGCTTCGGCCACCGCGTCTACCGCGCCGAGGACCCGCGCGCCCGCGTGCTGCGCCGCACGGCCCGCGAACTGGCGGCGCCGCGCTTCGAGGTGGCGGAGGCGCTGGAGAAGGCGGCGCTGGAGGAGCTGCACGCGCGGCGCCCGGACCGCGTCCTGGCGACGAACGTCGAGTTCTGGGCGGCGATCGTGCTGGACTTCGCGGAGGTCCCGGCGCACATGTTCACGTCGATGTTCACGTGTGCCCGTACGGCGGGCTGGTCGGCGCACATCCTGGAGCAGAAGCGCACGGGCCGCCTGGTCCGCCCGTCGGCGACGTACGTCGGCCCGGGGACGCGGGACCCGCGCGAGATCGAGGGATACGCCGACATCGCGCGCTGA
- the pdxH gene encoding pyridoxamine 5'-phosphate oxidase has protein sequence MREQYRSEDFTERDLSPDPMDQFARWFRQVAAGGVLYEPNAMIVSTATPDGRPSSRTVLLKQYDSRGFVFFTNYDSRKGRELAANPYVSLLFPWHPMARQVIVTGTADRVSREETVGYFRTRPHGSQLGAWASAQSTVAGSREELLTRYEELAARYPEGEKVPAPPHWGGFRVVPETIEFWQGHENRLHDRLRYVREGGAASGAAWRVERLCP, from the coding sequence ATGCGCGAGCAGTACCGCTCCGAGGACTTCACCGAGCGCGACCTCAGCCCCGACCCGATGGACCAGTTCGCCCGCTGGTTCCGCCAGGTCGCCGCCGGCGGGGTGCTGTACGAGCCCAACGCGATGATCGTCTCCACCGCCACCCCGGACGGACGGCCGTCCTCGCGCACCGTGCTGCTGAAGCAGTACGACTCCCGGGGCTTCGTCTTCTTCACGAACTACGACTCCCGCAAGGGCCGAGAGCTGGCCGCCAACCCGTACGTCTCGCTGCTCTTCCCCTGGCACCCGATGGCCCGCCAGGTCATCGTCACCGGCACCGCCGACCGGGTCTCCCGCGAGGAGACCGTCGGCTACTTCCGCACCCGCCCGCACGGTTCCCAGCTCGGCGCGTGGGCCAGTGCCCAGTCCACCGTGGCCGGCTCCCGCGAGGAGCTGCTCACCCGGTACGAGGAGCTGGCCGCCCGCTACCCCGAGGGCGAGAAGGTCCCGGCCCCGCCGCACTGGGGCGGCTTCCGGGTCGTCCCGGAGACGATCGAGTTCTGGCAGGGGCACGAGAACCGGCTGCACGACCGGCTGCGGTACGTACGGGAGGGCGGGGCGGCCTCCGGTGCCGCCTGGCGGGTCGAGCGGCTCTGCCCGTAA